CCGCGTCTTCGACTACCGCGTCGGCCGGCGTCCCGGCTTCATCAACGGCAAACCCGGGATGTACTGGTCGATCAACGGCCGACTGTTCCCCGACGTCCCGATGTACGTCGTCGCCGAAGGCGACATCGTACGGATGAAGATCCACAACGGCAGCGGCGAGGCCCACCCCATGCACCTTCACGGCCACCACGCCCTCGTCCTGTCACGCAACGGCGTCCCTGCGTCCGGGAGCGAGTGGTGGGTCGACTCGCTGAACGTCCAGAACGGCGAGTCGTACGAGGTCGCCTTCCGCGCCGACAATCCCGGGCTCTGGATGGACCACTGCCACAACCTGCCGCACGTCAACGAGGGCCTGATGGCGCACCTGATGTATGCCGGCGTCTACGGCCCCTACCGCATCGGCGACGCGGCCGGCTCCCACAACAAGCCCGAGTAGGGACGTCAGCCGCAGACGGCCCCCTCGGCCGCGGTGCCGACGAGCTTGGCGTACTTGGCGAGGACGCCGGTGCCGGTCGGGACGGGCGGCGGGGTCCAGTCGGCGCGGCGCTTCTCGAGCTCGTCCTCGTCGATGAGCAGGTCGAGGGTGCGCGCAGCCAGGTCGAGCCGGATCGGGTCGCCGTCCCTGACGAACGCGATCGGGCCGCCGACGACCGACTCGGGCGCGACATGGCCGACGCACAGGCCGGTGGTGCCGCCGGAGAAGCGTCCGTCGGTGAGCAGCATGACGTCCTTGCCGAGTCCCGCGCCCTTGATCGCACCGGTGACGGCGAGCATCTCGCGCATGCCGGGCCCGCCCCTCGGGCCTTCCTGCCTGATCACCACGACGTCGCCCTTGCGCAGCGAGCCGTCGGCGACGGCGTCCATCGCGCCAGGCTCGCCGTCGAACACCCGCGCCGTGCCGTCGAAGACCTCGGCGTCGAAGCCCGCGCTCTTGACCACGGCTCCCTCGGGCGCGAGCGAGCCGCGCAGGATGGTGAGGCCGCCGGTGCGGTGGATCGGGTCGCCGAGCACGTGGATGATCTTGCCGTCCGGGTCGGGCGGGTCGACGGCCGCGAGGTTCTCCGCGATCGTCCTGCCGGTGACCGTGAGGCAGTCGCCGTGCAGCAGGCCGGCGTCGAGGAGCGCCTTCATCGCGACCGGCACGCCGCCGACCTCGTCGACGTCGGTCATGACGTAGCGGCCGAACGGCTTCACGTCGGCGAGGTGCGGGGTGCGGTCGCCGATGCGGTTGAAGTCGTCGAGGTCGAGGTCGACCTGCGCCTCGTGCGCGATCGCGAGCAGGTGCAGGACCGCGTTGGTCGAGCCGCCGAGCGCCATGACGACGGTGATCGCGTTCTCCAACGCCTCCTTCGTCATGATCTGCCGCGCGGTGATGCCCGCGTCGACGAGCGCGACGACGGCCTCGCCGCTCTGCCGCGCGAAGACGTCGCGGCGGGCGTCGGGCGCGGGCGGCGCGGCGCTGCCCGGCAGCGACATGCCCATCGCCTCGGCGGCGGCCGCCATCGTGTTGGCGGTGTACATGCCGGCGCACGCGCCCTCGCCCGGGCAGATCGCGCGCTCGATCTCGCCGAGCTCGGCCTCGGTGATCCGGCCGGCGAGGCACGCGCCGACGCCCTCGAACGCGTCGATGATGTTCATGTCGCGGCCGTGCAGGCGTCCCGGCATGATCGTGCCGGCGTACAGGTAGACCGACGCGAGGTCGAGGCGCGCCGCGGCCATCAGCATGCCGGGCTCGGACTTGTCGCATCCCGCGAGCAGCACGCTGCCGTCGAGGCGTTCGGCCTGGATGACGGTCTCGACGGAGTCGGCGATCACCTCGCGCGACACGAGCGAGTAGTGCATGCCCACGTGCCCCATCGAGATGCCGTCAGACACCGAGATGGTGCCGAACTCCAGCGGGTACCCGTCAGCGGCGTGCACGCCCTCCTTCGCCTTCTTGGCGAGCCGGTCGAGCGACAGGTTGCACGGGGTGATCTCGTTCCACGACGACGCGACGCCGATCTGCGGCTTGCGCCAGTCGTCGTCGCCCATGCCCACCGCACGCAGCATGCCGCGCGCACCGGCACGCGCGATGCCGTCGGTGACCTCGTGGCTCCGTGGCTTCTTGTGCTCCCGGCGCTCCCGCATGCGGTCTCCTCGTCCGTCCCCGGTCCGACTCCCCGGGTCGAGCCTAGTGTCCCCGTGTCCGCGATCACCGTCGGGAGTGCTCGCTTTCCGTAATCGTCGGGAAGCGCCGGAGTGATCACTGGGGTGTATCCGTCACTTACAGATAGTGAGACCTAAACGGGACCTTCGCGACATTGGCCTCGCCCCGTCACTCGATCGACCCACTCCGGCCACGCAGAGCGTCCGGCCGCACGCGGCCTGCCCCGCCCTGCCCGTCGTCACACTCCGACCGCGTTGCCTTGACACTCCGCGAGCGACGCTGGAAGGGTCACATTCCAGAAACAATTGAATAATTACGGCCGCTTTGCCGGCTCTACCCATTTTCGTTTCTGCGGTGCCACGCGGGTATCGCCTAAAGCGGTCGTATTCGTGCTGCCCAAAAATCGATTGCCCCCAGAGGGAGCCACGATGAGAAGGATCAAGCCCTCATCCCGTGTCGTCACGACCGGGATCGCCGCCGCTGGACTCCTCGCACTGGCCATCAGTGCGCCACAGGCCAGCGCCGACACCTCGCCCACGAAGGCGAGCCCAAAGAAGGCCGCGTCCCTGGCCAAGCAACTCGGCGACGCCAAGGCCGCAGGAACCTATATCGACGCGAAGACGAAGCAGACGGTCGTCAACGTCACCGACGCCGCGGCAGCGGACGAGGTGCGGGCCGCCGGCGCGACTCCTCGCATCGTCGAGCGCAGCGGCGCTCGGCTGGAGTCCGTGAAGTCCGCCCTGGACCGCAAGACGCTCGTCGCGGGTTCGGCGTGGGCGGTCGACCCGAAGACCAACCAGGTCGTGGTCTCGGTCGACAAGACGGTCACCGGCAAGAAGCTGGCCACGGTGAGGAAGGCGCTGTCGTCGTACGGCGAGTCGGTCGAGCTGCGCAGGGCCAAGGGCACCTACTCGACCAAGATCACCGGTGGCGATGCCATCTGGGGTGACGGCGGCCGTTGCTCCCTGGGCTTCAACGTGGTCTACGACAGCGACCCCAACAAGCACGCGTTCCTCACCGCGGGCCACTGCGGCGAGGCCATCACCACCTGGTCCGAGGACCAGGGCGGCAGCGACGTGCTCGGTGACACCGTCGACTACTCGTTCCCGGACAACGACTACGCGATCGTCGACTACAACGCCGACTA
The DNA window shown above is from Streptosporangiales bacterium and carries:
- the ilvD gene encoding dihydroxy-acid dehydratase; this translates as MRERREHKKPRSHEVTDGIARAGARGMLRAVGMGDDDWRKPQIGVASSWNEITPCNLSLDRLAKKAKEGVHAADGYPLEFGTISVSDGISMGHVGMHYSLVSREVIADSVETVIQAERLDGSVLLAGCDKSEPGMLMAAARLDLASVYLYAGTIMPGRLHGRDMNIIDAFEGVGACLAGRITEAELGEIERAICPGEGACAGMYTANTMAAAAEAMGMSLPGSAAPPAPDARRDVFARQSGEAVVALVDAGITARQIMTKEALENAITVVMALGGSTNAVLHLLAIAHEAQVDLDLDDFNRIGDRTPHLADVKPFGRYVMTDVDEVGGVPVAMKALLDAGLLHGDCLTVTGRTIAENLAAVDPPDPDGKIIHVLGDPIHRTGGLTILRGSLAPEGAVVKSAGFDAEVFDGTARVFDGEPGAMDAVADGSLRKGDVVVIRQEGPRGGPGMREMLAVTGAIKGAGLGKDVMLLTDGRFSGGTTGLCVGHVAPESVVGGPIAFVRDGDPIRLDLAARTLDLLIDEDELEKRRADWTPPPVPTGTGVLAKYAKLVGTAAEGAVCG
- a CDS encoding trypsin-like serine protease, whose protein sequence is MRRIKPSSRVVTTGIAAAGLLALAISAPQASADTSPTKASPKKAASLAKQLGDAKAAGTYIDAKTKQTVVNVTDAAAADEVRAAGATPRIVERSGARLESVKSALDRKTLVAGSAWAVDPKTNQVVVSVDKTVTGKKLATVRKALSSYGESVELRRAKGTYSTKITGGDAIWGDGGRCSLGFNVVYDSDPNKHAFLTAGHCGEAITTWSEDQGGSDVLGDTVDYSFPDNDYAIVDYNADYTDHPSAVGSQTITAAGTPTVGETVNRAGSTTGNHDGDVLALDATVQYPEGIVNGLIHTDVCAEPGDSGGSLYAGETAYGLTSGGSGNCTSGGETFFQPVQEALDVYQVSIP